One segment of Deinococcus roseus DNA contains the following:
- a CDS encoding carbohydrate ABC transporter permease — MRRSVTATTQSRTRKANVQDLPKHLVLAFLALASLFPMYFVLTNSFKNLGEFSQNLLSLPTTLRWENYLTAWQVVDGPLWNSTFISVMSVLGILLVGSVAAYAFARLYIPGKNVLYVMVLLLLFIPSFLTLIPLYLQLKKFGLGDNHWGLILTYIAAGQAFCILVMRNYFQGLPRELFEAAHIDGASDLQIFTQIALPLSVPALISVGIISFIPVWNDLLLPQLVLSRETQTVTMALVGFQNGGSSAQSTAFGPLMAGYVLASLPLVLIFSTLMRYYINGITSGAVKG, encoded by the coding sequence ATGAGACGCTCCGTCACCGCCACCACCCAAAGCCGGACCCGCAAAGCCAACGTCCAGGACCTCCCCAAACACCTCGTGCTGGCCTTCCTGGCCCTCGCCAGCCTCTTCCCGATGTACTTCGTGCTGACCAACTCCTTCAAGAACCTCGGTGAGTTCTCCCAGAACCTGCTCTCCCTCCCCACCACCCTCCGCTGGGAGAATTACCTCACCGCCTGGCAGGTCGTCGACGGGCCCCTGTGGAACTCCACCTTCATCTCGGTGATGAGCGTGCTGGGCATCCTGCTCGTCGGCTCGGTGGCCGCCTACGCCTTCGCACGGCTCTACATTCCCGGCAAGAACGTCCTGTACGTGATGGTGCTGCTGCTTCTGTTCATTCCCAGCTTCCTCACCCTGATCCCCCTGTACCTGCAACTCAAAAAATTCGGGCTGGGCGACAACCACTGGGGCCTCATCCTCACCTACATCGCCGCCGGACAGGCCTTTTGCATCCTGGTGATGCGCAACTACTTCCAGGGCCTCCCCAGAGAACTCTTCGAAGCAGCCCACATCGACGGGGCCAGCGACCTGCAAATCTTCACCCAGATTGCCCTGCCGCTCTCCGTTCCCGCCCTGATCAGCGTCGGCATCATCAGCTTCATCCCCGTGTGGAACGACCTGCTGCTCCCCCAACTGGTGCTCAGCCGCGAAACCCAGACGGTCACCATGGCCCTGGTCGGCTTCCAGAACGGCGGCAGCAGCGCACAAAGCACCGCCTTCGGACCCCTCATGGCCGGCTACGTGCTCGCCAGCCTCCCCCTGGTGCTGATTTTCTCCACCCTGATGCGCTACTACATCAACGGCATCACCAGCGGCGCCGTCAAAGGCTGA
- a CDS encoding carbohydrate ABC transporter permease, which produces MKNITPTLVQKKPTRDTHPIAHLLGKLWKGRLGLLFVLPAFLFLGVFFYYPAWTALSGAFTDWDGFNTPRFVGLENFQRVFSDPVMGQAALNNLIYAAVTIVIHTLFPFLAAELIFALKNHFSQYLYRSMFVIPLVVPTVVMILLWMYFYKTEGTVNQILNFLHLQNLTHTWLAEPATALGAIILMGFPYVIPFNLLLLYTGLQSIPGEVYEAAEIDGCTPWRRIFSIDIPLLLPQFSLILMLTIIGSTQNILAPLVMTNGGPGYSTTLPALYMYNTGVQYGQFGYSMAQSFVLFLVTALFSVISQIAQRRNQ; this is translated from the coding sequence ATGAAGAACATCACCCCCACCCTCGTCCAGAAAAAACCCACCAGGGACACCCACCCCATCGCCCACCTGCTGGGCAAGTTGTGGAAAGGCCGCCTGGGACTCCTGTTCGTCTTGCCTGCCTTCCTGTTTTTGGGGGTGTTTTTCTACTACCCTGCCTGGACGGCACTCTCCGGGGCATTCACCGACTGGGACGGCTTCAACACCCCCCGATTCGTGGGCCTTGAGAACTTCCAGCGGGTGTTCAGCGACCCCGTGATGGGCCAGGCCGCCCTCAACAACCTGATTTACGCCGCCGTCACCATCGTCATCCACACCCTGTTCCCCTTCCTGGCCGCCGAACTGATCTTTGCCCTCAAAAACCACTTCTCCCAGTACCTGTACCGCAGCATGTTCGTGATCCCCCTGGTGGTCCCCACCGTGGTGATGATCCTCTTGTGGATGTACTTCTACAAAACCGAAGGCACCGTCAACCAGATCCTGAACTTCCTGCACCTCCAGAACCTCACCCACACCTGGCTGGCCGAACCCGCCACCGCCCTCGGTGCGATCATCCTGATGGGCTTCCCCTACGTGATCCCCTTCAACCTGCTGCTGCTCTACACCGGGCTGCAAAGCATCCCCGGGGAAGTCTACGAAGCCGCCGAAATTGACGGGTGCACCCCCTGGCGCAGGATTTTCTCCATCGACATCCCCCTGCTCCTCCCCCAATTCAGCCTGATCCTCATGCTCACCATCATCGGCTCAACCCAGAACATCCTCGCCCCCCTGGTGATGACCAACGGAGGACCCGGCTACTCCACCACCCTCCCCGCCCTCTACATGTACAACACCGGCGTGCAGTACGGACAGTTCGGCTACAGCATGGCCCAGTCCTTCGTGCTGTTCCTGGTCACCGCCCTGTTCAGCGTGATCTCCCAGATTGCCCAGAGGAGAAACCAATGA